The Anolis carolinensis isolate JA03-04 chromosome 1, rAnoCar3.1.pri, whole genome shotgun sequence genome window below encodes:
- the ttc21b gene encoding tetratricopeptide repeat protein 21B isoform X2, whose protein sequence is MALIYAHKKSPNPDQEIISELDAKLKEQRKTAGQEALYFAGLFLWHIGRHEKAREYIDRMIKISNGSKEGLILRGWIDVTSGKEASIKKAAKYFDEGLQNGNDVFGLMGKAQYFEVRQNYSGALENVNQIIANFPHFLPAFMKKMKLQLALQDWEQATETAHRLLQKDALNLEAIKMEAIHHLCREGNIREASSKLSDVISALDKLEPRNPQLFCKTALVFSRTCGRNPLILQQTQTLVERAFSLASHSADIATELGYQMILQGKVKEASKWYGTAMALDETSVPALTGIIRSQLMEGKLDDVEQQLEFLNEIQQSIGKSAELSYLRAVLALKRHKRQEEVITLLNDVLDIHFSCLRGLPLGVEYFEKLNPDFLIEIIKEYLNFCPAQPAGPGQPPSPLLKPCASVLETLLKTVPGLQQAAYFTAKVKYLAGNSEASQSILQHCIEQDPSYADAHLLMAQVHLSQNNFKLCSQSLELCLSYNFEVREHPVYHLIKAQAQIKMGEITEAIKTLQMAMNLPGMRNTASSSKSKSKKIEIDGSDRVSIYLELVEAHRLNGEQHEAIKVLQDAINEFSGTPEELRVVIANADLALAQEDVEGALTMLRNITPEQTYYVQAKEKMAQVYLEYRKDKKLYASCYRDLVEKMPSSHTFLLLGDAYMNIQEPEEALEVYEQALKKNPRDGALAHKIGNALIKTHNYAKAISYYEAALKTGQHNFLSYDLAELLLKLNQYDKAENVLQQVLDHESANDLSSLMDDVRYQILLAKVYSKMERIEDAVVSLQQARDLQAKVLKRIQIEQLDAVPMQKQLAAEICSEIAKHSATQRNYEKAIKFYKEALVYCETDNKVMLELARLYLAYDDVDSCQRQCALLLKNDPDNAAAAMMMADLMFRKQDYDQAVFHFQQLLDRNPDNYTTLSRLIDLLRRAGKLEEIPRFLSMAEKHSPRTKLDPGFHYCKGLYLWYTGEPNDALRHFNKARKDNDWGQNAVYNMIEICLNPDNETMGGEVFEHLDTDTDTSSEKQESVQLAVRTAEKLLKELKPQTVQGHVQLRIMENYCLVATKQKSNVERALNAFTEVVVNEKDHVPALLGMAIAYMILKQTPRARNQLKRISKMNWNPIDAEEFEKSWLLLADIYIQSSKYDMAGELLKRCLRNNRSCCKAYEYMGYIMEKEQAYKDAAANYEMAWKYGNQTNPTIGFKLAFNYLKAKRYIDAINVCHKVLEAHPNYPKIRKEILDKARASLRT, encoded by the exons GGATTGATTTTGAGAGGATGGATTGATGTCACCAGTGGGAAAGAAGCAAGCATTAAGAAAGCTGCAAAATATTTTGATGAAGGGCTGCAAAATGGGAATGATGTTTTTGGCTTGATGGGTAAG GCACAGTATTTTGAAGTGAGGCAGAATTACTCAGGAGCCTTGGAAAATGTGAATCAAATAATAGCCAACTTCCCACACTTCCTACCTGCTTTTATGAAGAAGATGAAGCTACAGCTGGCTTTGCAAGACTGGGAACAAGCAACTGAGACTGCACACcg ATTACTGCAAAAGGATGCTCTCAATTTGGAAGCTATAAAAATGGAGGCAATTCACCATTTATGTAGAGAAGGAAATATACGTGAG GCTTCATCAAAGTTGTCGGATGTGATTAGTGCGCTGGATAAACTGGAACCACGTAATCCTCAGCTCTTCTGTAAAACAGCATTGGTTTTTAGCAGAACA TGTGGCCGCAATCCACTCATCCTTCAGCAAACTCAGACTCTGGTGGAAAGAGCTTTCAGTTTAGCTTCGCACAGTGCAGATATAGCCACAGAACTGGGCTATCAGATGATTTTGCAAGGGAAAGTAAAGGAAGCTTCAAAATGGTACGGGACTGCTATGGCACTCGACGAGACAAGCGTTCCTGCGCTAACTG GTATTATCCGAAGCCAGTTAATGGAAGGGAAGCTAGATGACGTAGAGCAGCAGTTGGAGTTCCTGAATGAAATCCAGCAGTCTATTGGAAAATCAGCA gaGCTGTCTTATTTGCGTGCAGTGTTGGCCTTGAAGAGACACAAGAGACAGGAGGAAGTTATTACTTTATTGAATGATGTACTTGATATTCATTTTTCTTGCTTGCGTGGCTTGCCCCTTGGTGtagaatattttgaaaaattaaatCCTGATTTTTTGATAGAAATTATAAAAGAGTATCTTAATTTTTGCCCTGCGCAG CCTGCAGGTCCAGGACAGCCACCTTCACCACTTCTTAAACCATGTGCATCTGTCCTTGAAACTTTGTTAAAAACAGTTCCTGGTCTCCAGCAAGCTGCCTATTTCACAGCAAAGGTGAAATATTTGGCAG GTAACTCTGAAGCATCCCAAAGTATCCTGCAGCATTGCATCGAACAAGATCCTTCATACGCAGATGCTCACCTCCTTATGGCCCAAGTTCATTTGTCGCAAAACAACTTCAAGCTCTGTTCTCAGTCTCTGGAGCTCTGCCTCAGCTACAACTTTGAA GTTAGGGAACATCCTGTATACCACTTAATAAAAGCTCAAGCCCAAATAAAGATGGGTGAAATAACGGAAGCCATTAAAACTTTGCAAATGGCAATGAATTTGCCTGGGATGAGAAACACTGCATCATCTTCAAAATCTAAATCAAAGAAGATTGAAATAGATGGAAGCGACCGTGTATCTATTTACCTCGAACTTGTGGAGGCTCATCGTTTGAATGGTGAACAG CATGAAGCCATTAAAGTCCTCCAGGATGCTATCAATGAATTTTCTGGCACTCCTGAAGAACTGAGAGTTGTGATTGCTAATGCAGATCTAGCTCTTGCACAAGAAGATGTGGAGGGAGCACTGACTATGCTCAGGAATATTACCCCGGAGCAGACTTATTATGTTCAAGCCAAAGAAAAAATGGCCCAGGTCTACCTGGAGTACAGGAAAGACAAGAAGCTATATGCAAGCTGTTATAG AGATTTAGTGGAGAAAATGCCAAGCTCTCACACTTTTCTGCTCCTCGGTGATGCATATATGAATATCCAGGAG CCTGAAGAAGCCCTAGAGGTTTATGAACAGGCTTTGAAGAAAAATCCCAGAGATGGCGCACTGGCTCATAAAATTGGAAATGCTTTAATTAAGACTCACAACTATGCCAAg GCAATCAGCTATTATGAAGCTGCTTTGAAAACTGGCCAGCATAATTTCCTCTCTTACGACCTGGCTGAGCTATTGCTGAAGCTGAACCAGTATGACAAAGCAGAGAATGTGCTTCAGCAAGTTTTAGATCATGAGTCTG caaATGATTTATCCTCTCTAATGGATGACGTCAGGTACCAAATTCTTCTTGCAAAAGTCTACAGCAAAATGGAGAGGATAGAAGATGCTGTTGTTTCTTTACAACAG GCTCGGGATTTGCAGGCCAAAGTACTGAAAAGGATTCAGATAGAGCAGCTGGATGCTGTTCCCATGCAGAAGCAACTGGCAGCTGAAATTTGCTCAGAGATAGCAAAGCATTCAGCTACCCAACGGAACTACGAGAAAGCAATCAAATTTTACAAAGAAGCTCTTGTTTATTGTGAGACAGACAACAAG GTGATGCTGGAACTTGCACGCTTGTACCTTGCATACGACGATGTGGATTCCTGCCAGCGTCAGTGTGCACTGTTGCTGAAGAATGATCCAGATAATGCAGCTGCTGCTATG ATGATGGCTGACCTTATGTTCAGGAAACAGGACTATGACCAAGCAGTATTTCATTTCCAGCAGCTCTTGGATCGCAACCCAG ACAATTATACAACATTGTCGCGTTTGATTGACCTTTTAagaagggctggaaaactagaaGAAATCCCAAGATTCCTTTCGATGGCAGAGAAGCACTCTCCCAGGACAAAGCTTGATCCAGGTTTTCACTATTGCAAAGGACTGTATCTTTG GTACACTGGAGAACCAAATGATGCACTTCGGCATTTTAACAAAGCAAGGAAGGACAACGACTGGGGACAGAATGCTGTTTACAACATGATCGAAATCTGCTTGAACCCAGACAATGAAACAATGGGAGGTGAAGTCTTTGAACACCTGGATACTGACACAGA TACTTCCAGTGAGAAGCAAGAATCTGTGCAATTAGCTGTGAGAACAGCAGAAAAGCTCTTAAAGGAACTGAAGCCCCAGACTGTGCAAGGTCATGTGCAGCTCCGCATCATGGAAAATTACTGCCTTGTGGCaaccaaacaaaaatcaaacGTAGAACGAGCACTGAATGCCTTCACAGAGGTTGTTGTTAATGAG AAGGATCATGTCCCAGCACTCTTGGGGATGGCTATAGCATACATGATCTTAAAGCAAACCCCACGAGCCAGGAACCAGTTGAAGCGTATTTCCAAAATGAACTGGAACCCCATTGATGCAGAAGAGTTTGAGAAAAGCTGGCTCCTGCTTGCTGACATTTACATTCAGTCTTCAAAATATGACATGGCTGGTGAATTATTAAAACGGTGCCTTCGTAATAACAGG TCCTGTTGTAAAGCTTATGAATATATGGGATACATTATGGAAAAAGAACAAGCATATAAGGATGCAGCAGCAAATTATGAGATGGCCTGGAAGTATGGAAACCAAACAAATCCAACTATAG GTTTCAAATTGGCATTTAATTATCTGAAAGCCAAGAGATACATTGATGCAATCAATGTTTGCCATAAG